The proteins below are encoded in one region of Rhodoflexus caldus:
- a CDS encoding flavin reductase family protein yields the protein MKTIRPADIPTVQMHALMLSSIGPRPIAFASTVSRDGQVNLSPFSFFNCVGSNPPILVFSPARRVRDNTIKHTLENVYEVPEVVINIVNHDIVEQMSLASTEYEKGVNEFVKSGLTELASEMVRPPRVKESPVQYECKVRRIIPLGNQGGAGNLIICEIVLAHFREDIFDSKGQIDPFKLDLVSRMGGDWYCRANGNALFEVAKPVARLGIGVDNLPEAIRLSPVLTGNHLGKLGNTESLPDPYSLAAVSIPAGFEHLSGHHLAAALLDANLIDAAWKVLLAS from the coding sequence ATGAAAACCATTCGCCCTGCCGATATCCCCACCGTACAGATGCACGCCCTGATGTTAAGCAGCATAGGGCCGCGCCCCATAGCATTTGCAAGCACCGTCAGCCGCGACGGACAGGTGAACCTCAGCCCTTTCAGTTTTTTTAATTGCGTCGGCTCCAATCCGCCGATATTGGTATTTTCGCCTGCCCGCCGTGTGCGCGACAACACCATTAAACACACACTGGAAAACGTATATGAAGTGCCCGAAGTGGTTATCAATATTGTTAACCACGACATCGTGGAGCAAATGTCGCTGGCAAGCACCGAATACGAAAAAGGGGTGAATGAGTTCGTCAAATCGGGGCTGACCGAGTTGGCCTCCGAAATGGTGCGCCCGCCGCGTGTAAAAGAGTCGCCCGTGCAGTATGAGTGCAAAGTCCGCCGCATCATCCCGCTGGGCAATCAAGGCGGTGCCGGCAACCTGATTATATGCGAAATAGTGCTGGCTCACTTCCGAGAAGATATTTTTGACAGCAAAGGACAGATAGACCCGTTTAAATTGGACTTGGTATCGCGCATGGGCGGCGACTGGTATTGCCGCGCCAACGGGAATGCGCTTTTTGAAGTTGCCAAACCTGTTGCACGCCTTGGCATAGGCGTGGACAACCTGCCCGAGGCTATACGCCTCAGCCCTGTACTGACAGGCAATCACTTAGGCAAGCTCGGCAATACGGAGTCCCTACCCGACCCTTACTCACTTGCGGCTGTATCCATCCCTGCCGGTTTTGAACATCTCAGCGGGCATCATCTGGCAGCGGC
- a CDS encoding DUF1684 domain-containing protein gives MRTNYLLFSAIAVVLLFVIFYSFSDLQMNDRYVEGIQEERKEKEEFFREDEESPIEPALRKKFKGLSYFPIDASYRLTADLTLIPETDTATLRLQTTTGEDRLMRRYGIARFRLNGEQHALTLFVSSESPQILFVPFNDPTNGEETYETGRYMDIPLPKGRRDQIVLDFNTAYNPYCAYNDNYSCPIPPPENRLKVPIRAGEMVYKGK, from the coding sequence GTGAGAACCAACTATTTGCTTTTTTCTGCCATTGCCGTGGTGTTGCTGTTTGTTATTTTTTACTCATTCAGCGACCTGCAAATGAATGACCGCTACGTAGAAGGTATTCAGGAGGAACGCAAAGAAAAAGAAGAGTTTTTCAGGGAAGACGAAGAGTCGCCCATAGAACCGGCGCTGCGCAAAAAGTTCAAGGGACTTAGCTATTTCCCCATAGATGCGTCTTATCGCCTGACTGCCGACCTGACGCTTATTCCCGAAACCGATACAGCCACACTCCGCCTGCAAACCACCACCGGCGAAGATCGCCTGATGCGGCGCTACGGCATTGCCCGCTTCCGACTCAACGGCGAACAGCACGCGCTCACCCTTTTTGTCAGCAGCGAATCGCCGCAAATTCTGTTTGTGCCGTTTAATGACCCCACCAATGGCGAAGAAACTTATGAAACGGGTCGTTACATGGATATCCCCTTGCCCAAAGGTCGCCGCGACCAGATTGTGCTGGACTTTAACACAGCGTATAACCCTTATTGCGCCTACAACGATAATTACAGTTGTCCTATTCCGCCACCGGAAAATCGCCTGAAAGTACCTATTCGGGCAGGCGAAATGGTCTATAAGGGTAAATAG
- a CDS encoding ABC transporter permease, whose translation MKYLYLFLVCVLPAMAFAQESKLMEDGETMEYNGLRVGYRITNVSTREVGKEVFDRYTITAFVTNFSACEIGLRLTGNERPGFINDQMLRLAAFDCLNATGARLTSRSMDISLRNDPVYFTHRYDVKLPDGKTETRSDNIIVGYMLQRNRTRENSFIVIVPRGEKPQIRVTVFPQMN comes from the coding sequence ATGAAATACCTCTATCTGTTCCTTGTATGCGTGTTGCCTGCAATGGCGTTTGCCCAAGAATCAAAATTGATGGAAGACGGCGAAACCATGGAATACAACGGCCTGCGCGTAGGCTATCGGATTACGAATGTTTCTACCCGCGAAGTAGGCAAAGAAGTATTTGACCGGTATACAATTACGGCGTTTGTAACTAATTTCAGTGCCTGTGAAATCGGCCTCCGCCTGACGGGCAACGAGCGCCCGGGTTTTATCAATGACCAAATGCTCCGTTTAGCAGCCTTTGACTGCCTCAATGCCACCGGGGCGCGCCTCACTTCCAGAAGTATGGACATCAGCCTGCGCAACGACCCCGTGTATTTTACCCATCGCTATGATGTAAAGTTGCCCGACGGCAAAACCGAAACCCGTTCCGACAACATCATTGTAGGCTACATGCTGCAACGCAACCGTACTCGTGAGAACAGTTTTATTGTGATTGTTCCGCGTGGCGAAAAGCCGCAAATCCGCGTAACGGTTTTTCCGCAGATGAACTGA